ACCGCGACCCGCCCGGTCAGGGTCGAGTCGCAGACGGAGATCGCGGCGGCGCCGCCGGAGGTCAGCGGCCCGGCGACCCGGCTGTCCCGCACCGACACGGACGCGCCGGCCTCGACGGTGACCGGCCCGGCGATGGTGGCGCCGGTGACGCAGGTGGTGCCGTCGCCGTCGACGGTCAGCGGCCCGGCGACCGGCCCGGTGACGACGGTGTCGCACGTCCGGGCGGCGAACTCGAGGGAGATGTCCTCGCGCGGGTCGTCCAGGACGAACGTGTACGCCGCGTCGGTGTACGGGTGCGTCACCTTGAGGTACCGGTCGGTGACGGCGAGGTCGTCGAACCGGTGCACGATCCGGCCGTCCTCCACGCGGGACGCGAACGACCAGCCGGTCACCTCGGTGAAGTGCACGTTGTCGGGGCTCGTCCACAGCCGGTAGTCGGACCGCTTCAGCCGGGTGCTCCCCGCGCTGTCCCGCAGCTCCAGCGCGGACACCACCTCGCCCGCCGGGACCGCCACGTCCAGGCCGAGGCCGCGGGACCGGTAGTCCAGCGCGATCGGCGTGGGCGCGCAGGCGTCGTCCCAGTTCGCGACGTGCCGGGTGGCCGGTGACACGTCCAGTTCGGCCGCGCCGATGCGGAACGGCCGGGCCGTGGGTTCGGCGCCGCTCAGCTCGACGGAGTCGCCGTTGCGCACGCCCGCCTCGGCCAGCGTGTCGCCGGGATCGAGGACCCGGCCGTCCTCGTCGCGCAGGCGCAGCGGCTGATCGGCGCGGCAGCTCAACGCCGGCGCCTGGGTCGCGACGAACTCGCCGACGGTCGTGCCGGCCGGCTGCACGGCGTTCTTCGCCGACAGCGCCCAGGTCCACTCCGCGCGGTCGGCCCGGTGCACGAACACGTTCGGGTCGCTCTCCTGGCGCTCCTCGGCCGCGGCGGCCTGCGCCCGGCACTCGTCGGGTGCGGCGTCCTCGAGGACGTTGGCCATGATGTGCCACGGCTTGCCGGGGTCGCCCGGCGGGATGTACGGCCGGTCGTCGTCGGAGGCCTGGAAGACCACCAGCACCCGGCGGTCGTCCAGCCGGAGGAAGTCGGGCTCGCCGCCGAGGGTGCCGTAGAAGTCGTTGCCGTCGGGGTGCTCGAGGGCGAACGGGTCCTGCCAGGTCACGCCCTCGTCGAAGGACACCGCCATGATGGCCTTGCCGAGCTGGGTGATGCCCCGGGCGCCGAGCACCAGCTTGGTCTGCCCGCCGGCCAGCTCGTCGGTGCAGGGCGCGAAGGCGAACGAGTACGCCGGTGCGACGTAGCCGACCGGCTCCGGGGTGGACCAGGTGGCGCCGTCGTCGTCGGAGTAGGAGCGGTAGAGCTGCCAGCGCACCGGGTCCACGACGTTCTCGTAGCGGATCTCGGCGACGATGCGGCCGCTCGGCAGCTGCTGCATGGCGAACTCGGTCGAGCTGGCCCCGAACACGTACGGGTAGAACGGCGGCGAGTGCACCGGGTCGTGCGGGTCGTAGCCGATGACCTCGAACTCCGGCCAGGTCCGGCCGCCGTCGAAGGAGCGCAGCACCCCCGACTCGCTGCGCCGCGGGTTGGTCTCCCAGTCCTCGGCGAGCTCCCGGGTGCCCCAGACGGGCAGCAGCAGCGTGCCGTCCGCGGTCTCGATCATCCGGCCGCCGGCGTCGAACTGCTCGCGGAACGGCACCGGGAAGTCGATCGGCTCGTCGGTGCCCTCCCAGGTGTGGCCGTTGTCGGTGGAGCGGGCGACGAACTTCACGCCCTCCCGGTCGTTGAACCGGGTGTGGTTGACGGCCTCGCCGTAGGTCATGACGATCGTGCCGTCGCGCAGCGTCGTCATGCCCCGCGACGACGCGAGGCTGCCGCCCTCGTACCGGTCGCTCGGTGCGGCGATGATCTGCGACGGTCCCCACGTGCGGCCTCGGTCGGTGGAGCGGATCAGCCGGACCTCACCGCCGGGGTTGGCGTCGGTGGAGGTGTTGAAGATGATCAGGAAGTCCCCGTTGGGCGCCTCCGTGATGGCCGGGCGGAAGGCCGACATCGTGTCCGGGTGCTCGACGTCCGGGTAGGTGGCCTCGCTGGTCACCTTCCAGGAGTCGACCACGTCCAGGGCCGCGCCCGGGTCCGGCTCGCCCGCCGTGCCGAAGAGGCGGACGTCCTCGGCCGGCTTGTCCACGACGAAGGTGAACGCGGTGTCGTCGTACCGGGTGGTGATCTTGACGTAGCGGGCCTCGGCGGACAACCCGGTGAACTCGTGCACGAGCCGGCCGTCCTGCTGCCGCGTGTGCAGCGTCCAGTCGTCCAGCCGCTGGTAG
This Jiangella alba DNA region includes the following protein-coding sequences:
- a CDS encoding exo-alpha-sialidase; this encodes MTTLLRPRSITALLLAALTLLAAVAVTAPASNAADAEDERLAASFAVLGPDPYPATGRVGGAFSSTGAIALDYLRRSLVADLGTVSAVGRIELVDRDATSRLTASDYTLWSSRDNQSYQRLDDWTLHTRQQDGRLVHEFTGLSAEARYVKITTRYDDTAFTFVVDKPAEDVRLFGTAGEPDPGAALDVVDSWKVTSEATYPDVEHPDTMSAFRPAITEAPNGDFLIIFNTSTDANPGGEVRLIRSTDRGRTWGPSQIIAAPSDRYEGGSLASSRGMTTLRDGTIVMTYGEAVNHTRFNDREGVKFVARSTDNGHTWEGTDEPIDFPVPFREQFDAGGRMIETADGTLLLPVWGTRELAEDWETNPRRSESGVLRSFDGGRTWPEFEVIGYDPHDPVHSPPFYPYVFGASSTEFAMQQLPSGRIVAEIRYENVVDPVRWQLYRSYSDDDGATWSTPEPVGYVAPAYSFAFAPCTDELAGGQTKLVLGARGITQLGKAIMAVSFDEGVTWQDPFALEHPDGNDFYGTLGGEPDFLRLDDRRVLVVFQASDDDRPYIPPGDPGKPWHIMANVLEDAAPDECRAQAAAAEERQESDPNVFVHRADRAEWTWALSAKNAVQPAGTTVGEFVATQAPALSCRADQPLRLRDEDGRVLDPGDTLAEAGVRNGDSVELSGAEPTARPFRIGAAELDVSPATRHVANWDDACAPTPIALDYRSRGLGLDVAVPAGEVVSALELRDSAGSTRLKRSDYRLWTSPDNVHFTEVTGWSFASRVEDGRIVHRFDDLAVTDRYLKVTHPYTDAAYTFVLDDPREDISLEFAARTCDTVVTGPVAGPLTVDGDGTTCVTGATIAGPVTVEAGASVSVRDSRVAGPLTSGGAAAISVCDSTLTGRVAVSGSTGPVLIGQADGHDCGPNTITGPLSLDANTSTIRVAGNRITGAVTLTANTFASSAYLGGNRIIGQLRCSDNTPEIDGGDNDVTGRRSGQCAGL